A genomic stretch from Desulfolutivibrio sulfodismutans DSM 3696 includes:
- a CDS encoding KH domain-containing protein yields MLKDLIEYVAKSLVDNPDQVQVAEVEGEQTSVIELKVAKEDLGKVIGKQGRTARAMRTILGAASTKAKKRSVLEILE; encoded by the coding sequence ATGCTCAAGGACTTGATCGAATACGTGGCCAAATCGCTGGTCGACAACCCCGACCAGGTGCAGGTCGCCGAGGTCGAGGGCGAACAGACCTCGGTCATCGAACTCAAGGTGGCCAAAGAGGATTTAGGCAAGGTCATCGGGAAACAAGGCCGCACGGCCCGGGCCATGCGCACCATCCTCGGCGCGGCCTCCACCAAGGCCAAAAAACGCTCCGTCCTGGAAATCCTCGAATAG
- a CDS encoding YciI family protein, with protein sequence MFIIIVDYVQPLSEVDRWLEAHREFLREQYAAGIFLASGPRTPRTGGVILAHGCDRAALETLLEADPFKREGVATYSILEFSPVMCDPVLTPFFTPSS encoded by the coding sequence ATGTTCATCATCATCGTGGATTACGTCCAGCCGTTGTCCGAGGTGGACCGGTGGCTTGAGGCGCATCGGGAATTTTTGCGGGAGCAGTATGCGGCCGGTATTTTTTTGGCGTCCGGCCCGCGTACGCCCCGCACGGGGGGCGTCATCCTGGCGCATGGCTGCGACCGGGCCGCCCTGGAAACGCTTCTTGAGGCCGACCCCTTCAAGCGTGAGGGGGTGGCGACGTATAGCATCCTGGAATTTTCTCCGGTGATGTGCGACCCCGTCCTGACGCCTTTTTTCACGCCTTCTTCCTGA
- a CDS encoding cyclic nucleotide-binding domain-containing protein, with translation MTTQEHESSEPDDGDDLDLADIVREIPAFHGLDEQDITRLLDASEILQVASGETIIRENQSDRHLYFLIDGQVGIHKENVKLCELRRLGDFFGEISVIDSKCRSATVTAKRDCLLLRLDMDAVDMNDMQGQSHVLAVIYRAFSEVLADRLRRMNDELLYLRREVIRLHGRLRYDKEGGRA, from the coding sequence GTGACGACGCAAGAACATGAGAGCAGTGAACCGGACGACGGGGACGATCTGGATCTGGCGGACATCGTCCGGGAGATTCCGGCCTTTCACGGCCTGGACGAGCAGGACATCACGAGGCTTTTGGACGCCTCGGAGATATTGCAGGTGGCCTCCGGGGAAACCATCATCCGGGAGAACCAGAGCGACCGGCATTTGTATTTTCTCATCGACGGACAGGTGGGCATCCACAAAGAGAACGTCAAACTGTGCGAGTTGCGGCGGCTGGGCGATTTTTTCGGTGAGATCAGCGTCATTGACAGCAAATGCCGCAGCGCCACGGTGACGGCCAAGCGGGACTGTCTGCTTTTGCGTCTGGACATGGACGCCGTGGACATGAACGACATGCAGGGGCAAAGCCATGTGCTGGCCGTGATCTATCGGGCCTTTTCCGAGGTGTTGGCGGATCGGTTGCGGCGTATGAACGACGAGCTTTTGTATCTGCGGCGGGAAGTCATCCGGCTTCACGGCCGCCTGCGGTATGACAAAGAGGGAGGACGAGCATGA
- the rimM gene encoding ribosome maturation factor RimM (Essential for efficient processing of 16S rRNA): MNTKPDTYVVVGEILRPHGIRGELVVRSFADSPSVFRKGRSLRLSPPEGRPGKPTRRTVAALRVHADRLLVAFTDVPDRDAAEALRGCLLSVPARELPALAEDEVYRHQLIGCRVLAPDTPHPDLGVISDILDLPGQEMWAIRHASGREILLPANPHTIADIDLTAGVVIATPPPGLADIYLETPAPGAPRAPGAPGAPEPEDKGDL, from the coding sequence ATGAACACGAAACCGGACACATACGTGGTCGTGGGTGAAATCCTGCGGCCCCACGGCATCAGGGGGGAGCTCGTCGTCAGATCGTTCGCCGACTCCCCTTCCGTTTTCCGCAAAGGCCGCAGCCTGCGCCTGTCGCCGCCCGAGGGGCGACCCGGCAAACCCACACGCCGCACCGTCGCCGCCCTGCGCGTCCATGCCGACCGGCTCCTGGTAGCCTTTACGGACGTCCCCGACCGGGACGCCGCCGAGGCCCTGCGCGGCTGCCTTTTGTCCGTGCCCGCCCGGGAACTGCCCGCCCTGGCCGAGGACGAGGTCTACCGCCACCAGCTCATCGGCTGCCGGGTGCTGGCCCCGGACACCCCGCACCCGGACCTGGGCGTCATCAGCGACATCCTGGATCTGCCCGGCCAGGAGATGTGGGCCATCCGCCACGCCTCCGGACGGGAGATCCTGCTGCCCGCCAACCCCCACACCATTGCCGACATCGACCTGACGGCCGGCGTGGTCATCGCCACCCCGCCCCCCGGCCTGGCGGACATCTACCTCGAAACGCCCGCCCCGGGAGCCCCCAGAGCTCCCGGAGCTCCCGGAGCCCCCGAACCCGAGGACAAAGGGGATCTGTGA
- the rplS gene encoding 50S ribosomal protein L19 has protein sequence MNAIQKIEMEQMRLDMPSFRAGDTVKVFLRIIEGEKERIQVFQGPVLRVRRGTTNATFTVRKVSDGVGVERVFPMHSPFIERVEVISQGKVRRGRIYYLRRLKGKAARIKTRTDW, from the coding sequence ATGAATGCGATTCAGAAAATCGAGATGGAACAGATGCGCCTGGACATGCCCTCCTTCCGCGCCGGGGACACCGTGAAGGTGTTTTTGCGGATCATCGAGGGTGAAAAAGAGCGCATCCAGGTCTTCCAGGGCCCTGTCCTGCGCGTTCGCAGAGGCACCACCAACGCCACCTTCACCGTGCGCAAGGTGTCCGACGGCGTTGGCGTGGAGCGCGTCTTCCCCATGCACTCGCCGTTCATCGAACGGGTGGAAGTGATCTCCCAGGGCAAGGTCCGCCGCGGCCGCATCTACTACCTGCGCCGCCTCAAGGGCAAGGCCGCCCGCATCAAGACCAGGACCGACTGGTAG
- a CDS encoding pyridoxal phosphate-dependent aminotransferase: MRLLTREMDGYLAGGAWIRKIFELGLELKKKYGEDAVCDFSLGNPDLPPPAAVGKRLAEIAAAADRPFAFGYMPNPGYPAVREALAGYVSRQQETHVSPNDLVVTCGAAGGLNIFFRAVLEPGDEVICPSPYFVEYGFYVANSGGVLRPVPSRAGDFGLDVAAIAAAVTDKTRAVLINSPNNPTGQIYPAEDIAALAAALTELSKGRERPIFLVADEPYRFLTFDGHAVPPILPVYPYSLVVSSFSKNLSLAGERVGFVAVSPDMPQREKLVGGLVFANRIMGFVNAPAIGQAVLLGALDAQVDTSIYARRRDAMAGVLSRTGYDFFMPRGAFYFFPVSPIPDEVAFVSKLAEHRVLAVPGRGFGLPGYFRLAFCVDEAIILRAEEGLAKARSAF, encoded by the coding sequence GTGCGGTTGTTAACTCGGGAGATGGACGGCTATCTGGCGGGCGGGGCCTGGATTCGCAAAATTTTCGAATTGGGCCTTGAGTTGAAAAAAAAGTACGGGGAGGACGCGGTGTGCGACTTCTCCCTGGGAAACCCCGATCTGCCGCCCCCGGCCGCCGTGGGCAAACGGCTGGCCGAGATCGCGGCCGCCGCCGACCGGCCCTTCGCCTTCGGCTACATGCCCAATCCCGGCTATCCCGCCGTGCGCGAGGCCCTGGCCGGATACGTCAGCCGCCAGCAGGAAACGCATGTCTCCCCCAATGATCTGGTGGTCACCTGCGGCGCGGCGGGCGGGCTCAACATCTTTTTCCGGGCCGTGCTCGAACCCGGCGACGAGGTCATCTGCCCCAGCCCCTATTTCGTGGAATACGGCTTTTACGTGGCCAATTCCGGCGGGGTGCTTCGGCCCGTGCCGTCGCGGGCCGGGGATTTCGGCCTGGACGTGGCGGCCATCGCCGCCGCCGTCACGGACAAGACCCGGGCCGTGCTCATAAACTCCCCCAACAACCCCACCGGTCAGATCTATCCGGCCGAAGACATCGCCGCCCTGGCCGCCGCCCTGACCGAACTGTCCAAGGGCCGGGAACGCCCCATCTTTCTGGTGGCCGACGAGCCCTACCGTTTCCTGACCTTCGACGGCCACGCCGTGCCTCCCATCCTGCCCGTTTATCCCTATTCCCTGGTGGTCAGCTCCTTTTCCAAGAACCTGTCCCTGGCCGGGGAACGGGTGGGCTTCGTGGCCGTGTCCCCGGACATGCCGCAGAGGGAGAAGCTGGTGGGCGGCCTGGTCTTCGCCAACCGGATCATGGGCTTCGTCAACGCCCCGGCCATCGGCCAGGCCGTGCTGCTGGGGGCCCTGGACGCCCAGGTGGACACCTCGATCTACGCCAGGCGGCGCGACGCCATGGCCGGAGTGCTGTCCCGGACCGGCTACGATTTTTTTATGCCCCGGGGGGCGTTTTATTTCTTCCCGGTTTCGCCCATCCCCGACGAGGTGGCTTTTGTATCCAAGCTCGCCGAGCACCGGGTGCTGGCCGTCCCAGGCCGGGGCTTCGGCCTGCCGGGCTATTTCCGGCTGGCCTTTTGCGTGGACGAGGCGATCATCCTGCGGGCCGAGGAGGGACTGGCCAAGGCCCGAAGCGCCTTCTGA
- a CDS encoding methyltransferase domain-containing protein, producing MAQPLSGESAPTPDTGSLAGAFRCVDRVSDPGRFVACLERLSSIPFFRDYKSESRAALGLRPGDRVLEVGCGLGLDLAALGADVGPRGLAVGLDMSRIMLERTRQAAPPRACLAFAAGDALALPFADAVFHACRVDRTLQHVADPFQALAEMARVTRPGGRVVAVEPDWGSYLLDSADPEAAGIVARTWREGFPSGRVGRSLARGMAGCGLSDIAVTPRTFVLRDFAAADAIYDIERTVAGAVAAGGLTQERGAAFLCGLVQADGLGYFFSSLTFFQVMGRLRGA from the coding sequence ATGGCGCAGCCCCTCTCCGGCGAATCCGCCCCGACACCCGACACCGGCAGCCTGGCCGGGGCGTTCCGATGCGTGGACCGGGTTTCCGATCCGGGACGGTTCGTGGCCTGCCTGGAGCGGTTGTCGTCCATCCCCTTTTTTCGCGACTATAAATCCGAGAGCCGGGCGGCCCTTGGCCTGCGCCCGGGCGACCGCGTTTTGGAGGTGGGCTGCGGCCTGGGGCTCGATCTGGCGGCCCTTGGCGCGGATGTGGGCCCCCGGGGGCTGGCCGTCGGCCTGGACATGAGCCGGATCATGCTGGAGCGGACGAGACAGGCCGCTCCGCCCCGGGCCTGCCTGGCGTTTGCGGCGGGGGACGCCCTGGCCCTGCCCTTTGCCGACGCCGTGTTCCATGCCTGCCGGGTGGACCGCACCCTGCAACATGTCGCCGATCCATTCCAGGCCCTGGCCGAGATGGCCCGGGTGACCCGGCCCGGGGGGCGGGTGGTGGCTGTGGAGCCGGACTGGGGGAGCTATCTTCTGGATTCGGCGGACCCGGAGGCGGCCGGAATCGTGGCCCGGACCTGGCGCGAGGGATTTCCAAGCGGACGGGTGGGGCGGTCCCTGGCCCGGGGCATGGCCGGGTGCGGCCTTTCGGATATTGCCGTCACGCCGCGCACCTTCGTGCTCCGCGATTTCGCCGCAGCCGACGCCATCTACGACATCGAGAGGACCGTGGCCGGGGCCGTGGCGGCGGGAGGCCTGACGCAGGAGAGGGGGGCGGCCTTTCTTTGCGGACTTGTGCAGGCCGACGGCCTGGGATATTTTTTTTCCAGTTTGACGTTTTTTCAGGTCATGGGCCGTCTTCGTGGGGCCTGA
- the rpsP gene encoding 30S ribosomal protein S16 — MAMKIRLTRMGSKKRPFYRIVALDSATRRDGRALEYLGYYNPMVDPAEIKVDLEKVKHWTDRGAKPSDTVKALLKKAGS, encoded by the coding sequence ATGGCCATGAAAATCCGTCTGACCCGCATGGGGTCCAAAAAACGTCCCTTCTACCGCATCGTCGCCCTGGACAGCGCCACCCGCCGCGACGGCCGCGCCCTGGAATACCTGGGCTACTACAATCCCATGGTTGACCCGGCCGAAATCAAGGTGGATTTGGAAAAGGTCAAGCACTGGACCGATCGCGGGGCCAAGCCCTCGGACACGGTCAAGGCCCTGCTGAAAAAAGCCGGGAGCTAG
- a CDS encoding ribonuclease HII: MDEAGRGCLAGPVVAAAVVLPATFDLPGLTDSKKLSPGRRDILAAAIKAQAATWALGVVWPAEIDRINILAASLLAMAKALGRLNPIPPLALIDGNQTIPASNLARFTTPPAQQAIVGGDLLIPAISAASILAKTIRDRLMTKLDARFPGYGLAQHKGYGTAVHLAALARLGPCPLHRLTFARVRPPDQGSLL; encoded by the coding sequence ATCGACGAGGCCGGACGCGGCTGTCTGGCCGGTCCCGTGGTGGCCGCAGCCGTCGTGCTGCCCGCCACGTTCGATCTGCCGGGGCTCACGGACTCCAAGAAACTCTCGCCGGGCCGTCGCGACATCCTCGCGGCGGCCATCAAGGCCCAGGCCGCAACCTGGGCTCTTGGCGTTGTCTGGCCCGCCGAGATCGACCGCATCAACATCCTGGCGGCGTCGCTTCTGGCCATGGCCAAGGCCCTTGGCAGGCTGAACCCCATCCCGCCCCTGGCCCTGATCGACGGCAACCAGACCATCCCCGCAAGCAATCTGGCCCGCTTCACCACGCCGCCCGCCCAGCAGGCCATCGTCGGCGGCGATCTCCTGATCCCGGCCATCTCCGCCGCCTCCATCCTGGCCAAGACCATCCGTGACCGCCTCATGACCAAGCTCGACGCCCGGTTCCCCGGCTATGGGCTGGCGCAGCACAAAGGCTACGGCACGGCGGTCCATTTGGCCGCCCTGGCCCGCCTGGGGCCATGCCCGCTCCATCGCCTGACCTTCGCCCGCGTCCGACCGCCCGACCAGGGAAGCCTGCTGTAA
- the trmD gene encoding tRNA (guanosine(37)-N1)-methyltransferase TrmD, giving the protein MTFHIVTLFPEFFREALACGLMGKAMEAGLVAFDFVNPRDFAVDRHHTVDDRPYGGGPGMVMMPGPLVQALASISAPGPMVLLTPGGRPFDQKAARRLADAPDLTLVCGRYEGIDARLAQLFPLEPVSVGDFVINGGETAALCVIEAVARLLPGFMGKDESAEEESFSSGLLEYPHYTRPEVFDGLAVPPILLSGDHARIAAWRREQSLEATLAVRPGLLPEAGLTARDVDYLRGKKGPGLGRNLYTALLHGPVLNRQGKTGTTSLTNLDVHDIARVSRSYGLGGYFVVTPLSDQRALAEKLVSHWTSGPGLAANPDRADALSLVRVRCDLHEVEDEIASQRGMRPFVAATSAKAEGDAGFTGFGRLREILCERPVLLVFGTGSGLAPEATCLADGFLPPIRPLDAYNHLSVRSAAAILVDRLLGDVY; this is encoded by the coding sequence GTGACATTCCACATCGTGACCCTTTTTCCGGAGTTTTTCCGCGAGGCCCTGGCCTGCGGCCTGATGGGCAAGGCCATGGAGGCGGGGCTTGTGGCCTTTGACTTCGTCAATCCCCGGGACTTCGCCGTGGACCGTCACCACACCGTGGACGACCGGCCCTACGGCGGCGGGCCGGGCATGGTCATGATGCCCGGGCCGCTGGTGCAGGCCCTGGCCTCCATCAGCGCCCCCGGCCCCATGGTCCTCTTGACCCCCGGGGGACGGCCCTTCGACCAGAAGGCCGCCAGGCGGCTGGCGGACGCCCCGGATCTGACGCTTGTCTGCGGCCGCTACGAGGGCATCGACGCCCGGCTGGCGCAACTGTTCCCCCTGGAGCCGGTCTCCGTGGGCGACTTCGTCATCAACGGCGGCGAGACCGCGGCCCTGTGCGTCATCGAGGCCGTGGCCCGGCTCCTGCCGGGGTTTATGGGCAAGGACGAATCGGCCGAGGAGGAGAGTTTTTCCTCCGGACTTCTGGAATATCCCCACTATACCCGGCCCGAGGTCTTCGACGGGCTTGCCGTGCCACCCATCCTGCTGTCCGGGGATCACGCCCGCATTGCGGCCTGGCGGCGGGAACAAAGCCTTGAGGCCACCCTGGCCGTTCGGCCCGGGCTTTTGCCCGAGGCCGGACTGACCGCCCGGGACGTGGACTACCTGCGCGGGAAAAAAGGTCCGGGCCTGGGACGCAACCTCTACACGGCCCTGCTCCACGGCCCGGTGCTCAATCGGCAGGGAAAAACCGGCACGACCTCTTTGACAAACCTCGACGTACACGATATAGCGCGCGTTTCCCGCAGTTATGGTCTGGGCGGATATTTTGTGGTCACGCCCCTGTCCGACCAGCGGGCCCTGGCCGAAAAGCTTGTGTCCCACTGGACGAGTGGCCCGGGATTGGCGGCCAATCCCGACCGGGCCGATGCCTTGTCCCTGGTGCGCGTGCGCTGCGACCTGCACGAGGTGGAGGACGAAATCGCCAGCCAGCGGGGCATGCGGCCCTTTGTGGCGGCCACCTCGGCCAAGGCCGAGGGCGACGCCGGGTTCACGGGGTTTGGCCGGTTGCGGGAAATACTGTGTGAAAGGCCGGTGCTGCTGGTTTTCGGGACCGGGTCGGGGCTTGCCCCGGAGGCGACCTGTCTGGCCGACGGATTTTTACCGCCGATACGGCCCCTGGACGCCTACAACCACCTGTCCGTGCGATCCGCCGCAGCCATCCTGGTGGACCGGCTGCTTGGCGATGTGTACTGA
- a CDS encoding peptidase U32 family protein: protein MIPLSKPEILAPAGDPSSFLAALAAGADAVYCGLKHFSARMLARNFSVGELGRLADLARQKGRRTYVAVNVLVKPDEIDKAGRMVKRLVDQVSPEGLILQDPGMAAIARQAGYTGELHLSTLANMSQPSGMATAAALGFTRVVVPRELSVDEIRAMADAANPGQTIEVFVHGALCHNVSGRCWWSSFFGGKSGLRGRCVQPCRRMYEHRGQQGRLFSCLDLSLDVLAKTLLSIPSLAAWKIEGRKKGPHYVFHTVAAYKLLRDEPDDPASKKAALDYLEQALGRPGTNYGFLPQRPKNPVDHSGRTGSGLAAGKLSRSEQGGGFHLSARIPLMAGDLLRVGFEDEAGHQIIRISRAVPKGGRYSLRFEPGQRPESGSPVFLIDRRAPALARILENMEAELAVIPEREAAPVEVNIKLPKPYRPARRVAPAAVSVWRHPDLSKEKGVFGVWVSLSRAHNLPLGRAKSVWWWLPPVIWPNEESEFAGLVELLLSRGAGRFVLNAPWQRGLFPADSKAVLWAGPFCNIANPMALAALKSLGFSGAVISPELSGADVLALPGQSPLPLGLVVDGAWPLGISRTISPEIRTCMPLASPKGEVCWAVRYDQNYFIYPNWRVDLFDHRDELIRAGFELFVSLREPLPREVPARERQGLFNWDAGLL from the coding sequence ATGATTCCTCTGAGCAAACCGGAAATCCTGGCCCCGGCCGGCGACCCGTCCTCGTTTCTGGCCGCGTTGGCCGCTGGCGCCGACGCCGTCTACTGCGGACTCAAGCATTTTTCCGCGCGCATGTTGGCGCGCAACTTTTCCGTCGGCGAACTGGGCCGATTGGCCGATCTGGCCCGGCAGAAGGGGCGGCGCACCTATGTCGCCGTCAATGTCCTGGTCAAGCCCGACGAGATCGACAAGGCCGGGCGCATGGTCAAGCGCCTCGTCGACCAGGTGTCCCCCGAGGGGCTCATCCTCCAGGATCCGGGCATGGCCGCCATCGCCCGGCAGGCCGGGTATACGGGCGAGCTGCACCTGTCCACCCTGGCCAACATGAGCCAGCCGTCGGGCATGGCCACGGCCGCCGCCCTGGGCTTTACCCGCGTGGTCGTGCCGCGCGAACTGTCCGTGGACGAGATCCGGGCCATGGCCGACGCCGCAAACCCCGGCCAGACCATTGAGGTCTTCGTGCACGGGGCGCTGTGCCACAACGTGTCGGGGCGTTGCTGGTGGAGCAGCTTTTTTGGCGGCAAAAGCGGGCTTCGCGGCCGTTGCGTGCAGCCGTGCCGCCGCATGTACGAGCACCGGGGCCAGCAGGGCCGCCTGTTCTCCTGTCTGGACTTAAGCCTGGACGTTCTGGCCAAGACCCTGCTCAGCATCCCGAGCCTGGCGGCCTGGAAGATCGAGGGGCGCAAAAAAGGCCCACACTACGTGTTCCATACCGTGGCCGCCTATAAACTGTTGCGCGACGAGCCCGACGATCCGGCCTCCAAGAAGGCCGCCCTGGACTATCTGGAGCAGGCCTTGGGCCGCCCGGGCACCAACTACGGCTTTTTGCCCCAGCGCCCCAAAAATCCCGTGGACCACAGCGGCCGCACCGGCTCCGGGCTGGCCGCCGGGAAGCTCTCGCGCAGCGAACAGGGCGGCGGGTTCCATCTTTCGGCCCGCATCCCGCTCATGGCCGGGGATTTGCTTCGGGTGGGGTTTGAGGACGAGGCCGGGCATCAAATCATCCGCATCAGCCGCGCCGTGCCCAAGGGCGGCCGCTATTCCCTGCGCTTCGAGCCCGGGCAGCGTCCCGAATCCGGGTCGCCGGTGTTCCTCATCGACCGCCGGGCCCCGGCCTTGGCCCGCATCCTGGAGAACATGGAGGCCGAACTTGCGGTCATCCCCGAACGCGAGGCCGCGCCCGTCGAGGTGAACATCAAGCTGCCCAAGCCCTATCGACCGGCCCGGCGGGTCGCGCCTGCCGCCGTGAGCGTGTGGCGGCATCCGGACCTGTCCAAGGAAAAGGGAGTGTTCGGGGTATGGGTATCCCTGTCCCGGGCCCACAATCTGCCGCTTGGCCGGGCCAAGTCCGTATGGTGGTGGCTGCCGCCGGTGATCTGGCCCAACGAGGAGAGCGAATTCGCCGGGCTGGTGGAGCTTTTGTTGTCGCGTGGGGCCGGACGTTTCGTCTTGAACGCCCCCTGGCAGCGCGGGCTTTTCCCCGCCGATTCCAAGGCCGTGCTGTGGGCCGGGCCGTTTTGCAACATCGCCAACCCCATGGCCCTGGCCGCCCTCAAATCCCTGGGCTTTTCCGGGGCCGTCATTTCGCCCGAGCTGTCCGGGGCGGACGTCCTGGCCCTGCCGGGGCAAAGTCCCCTGCCGCTTGGGCTGGTGGTGGACGGGGCCTGGCCGCTGGGCATCTCCCGGACCATCTCCCCGGAGATTCGAACCTGCATGCCGCTGGCCAGTCCCAAGGGCGAGGTGTGCTGGGCCGTGCGCTACGACCAGAACTATTTCATCTATCCCAACTGGCGCGTGGACCTC
- the ffh gene encoding signal recognition particle protein — protein MFDSLTDRLEGVFKKIRGHARLTEENVQDALREVRLALLEADVNFKVVKDFVERVRERAMGQDVLKSLTPGQQVVKVVHDELIELLGGQATALDLKDRPAAIMMVGLQGSGKTTTSAKLALRLRRELKKKPYLVPADVYRPAAIEQLTKLGAQIDVAVHPSQTGQNPVDICAAALAEAAKNGFDVVIFDTAGRLHVDEALMEELASIKAATSPAEILFVADSMTGQDAVTVAGSFNDRLDISGIVLTKMDGDARGGAALSIKGITGKPIKFVGMGEKLSDLEIFHPDRAASRILGMGDILTLIEKAQTDIDAEEAAAMEKKLRKAEFNLEDFRTQMRRVRKLGSLEGILKLIPGMSQVRQKLGEVQVPEKEMARVEAIIGSMTKKERENPKIINPSRRERIAKGSGTTVLDVTQLLKNFSQMQKMMKRMMGGGKLPSPGKMPKMPKMPRMPGGMPGLPGGMPGMPGAGGDEAQPQDPRFARTPGKSTSASKRKKQKRKKR, from the coding sequence ATGTTCGACAGCCTGACAGACCGCCTGGAAGGGGTTTTCAAAAAAATCCGGGGCCACGCCCGCCTGACCGAGGAAAACGTCCAGGACGCCCTGCGCGAGGTGCGTCTGGCGCTCCTTGAGGCCGACGTCAACTTCAAGGTGGTCAAGGACTTCGTGGAGCGCGTCCGCGAACGGGCCATGGGCCAGGACGTCCTGAAAAGCCTGACCCCGGGCCAGCAGGTGGTCAAGGTCGTCCACGACGAGCTTATCGAGCTTTTGGGCGGACAGGCCACCGCCCTGGATCTTAAGGACCGGCCCGCCGCGATCATGATGGTCGGCCTGCAGGGTTCGGGCAAGACCACCACCTCGGCCAAGCTGGCCCTGCGCCTGCGCCGCGAGCTCAAGAAAAAGCCCTATCTGGTCCCGGCCGACGTCTACCGCCCGGCGGCCATCGAGCAGCTCACCAAGCTCGGGGCCCAGATCGACGTGGCCGTCCACCCGTCCCAGACCGGCCAGAACCCCGTGGACATCTGCGCGGCGGCCCTGGCCGAGGCCGCCAAAAACGGCTTCGACGTGGTCATCTTCGACACCGCCGGCCGCCTGCATGTGGACGAGGCCCTCATGGAGGAGCTGGCGTCCATCAAGGCCGCGACCTCCCCGGCCGAGATCCTGTTCGTGGCCGATTCCATGACCGGGCAGGACGCGGTCACCGTGGCGGGGAGCTTCAACGACCGCCTGGACATCTCCGGCATCGTGCTCACCAAGATGGACGGCGACGCCCGCGGCGGCGCGGCCCTGTCCATCAAGGGCATCACCGGCAAGCCCATCAAGTTCGTGGGCATGGGCGAGAAGCTCTCGGACCTGGAGATCTTCCACCCCGACCGGGCCGCCTCGCGCATCCTGGGCATGGGCGACATCCTCACCCTCATCGAGAAGGCCCAGACCGACATCGATGCCGAGGAAGCCGCGGCCATGGAGAAAAAACTCCGCAAGGCCGAATTCAACCTGGAGGATTTCCGCACCCAGATGCGCCGCGTGCGCAAGCTCGGCTCCCTGGAGGGCATCCTCAAGCTCATCCCCGGCATGTCCCAGGTGCGCCAGAAGCTTGGCGAAGTGCAGGTGCCCGAGAAGGAAATGGCCCGCGTGGAGGCCATCATCGGCTCCATGACCAAAAAGGAGCGGGAAAACCCCAAGATCATCAATCCCAGCCGCCGCGAACGCATCGCCAAGGGCTCGGGAACCACGGTTTTGGACGTGACGCAGCTCCTGAAAAATTTCTCCCAGATGCAGAAAATGATGAAGCGCATGATGGGCGGCGGCAAACTGCCCTCCCCGGGCAAGATGCCCAAGATGCCCAAGATGCCTCGGATGCCCGGCGGCATGCCCGGCCTTCCCGGCGGCATGCCCGGCATGCCCGGAGCCGGGGGCGACGAGGCCCAGCCCCAGGATCCGCGTTTTGCGCGGACCCCGGGCAAGTCCACCAGCGCCTCCAAGCGCAAAAAGCAGAAACGGAAAAAACGGTAA